In Arthrobacter citreus, a single genomic region encodes these proteins:
- a CDS encoding tyrosine-type recombinase/integrase, producing MAFLLIREAIKLFIEDREFKNLSPFTIKTYRITLNIFCDYCVSKGIVEIDNISPQITKSFLMYCKNELNNLPTSINQKLRTLKAFIRFLTEEEYLESDKPVKKIKKVKEIVQIEVLSDDQINSILKHLKKFNYHANSFVTFRNRKMFIFLLSTGVRRGEVVNIKWSDIDFENQVIRIYGKKRRVSSIPFTLKLKRELLEYKVFLEEFLKEDPVYLFPSGKNTQLTDEAVSSFFKILKKEMNFEGVRLSAHTIRHTFAHRCLVGGMDVMTLKSLLNHENISVTERYVALWGTALREQNDKFNPLNNIDI from the coding sequence GTGGCTTTTTTGCTTATTAGAGAAGCGATTAAACTTTTCATTGAAGATCGAGAATTTAAAAATTTATCTCCTTTTACTATTAAGACGTACAGAATTACATTAAATATTTTTTGTGATTACTGTGTCTCAAAAGGAATAGTAGAAATAGACAATATAAGTCCACAAATAACGAAAAGTTTTTTAATGTATTGTAAAAATGAATTAAACAACTTACCGACATCTATAAACCAGAAACTACGAACACTTAAAGCTTTTATTAGATTTCTAACAGAAGAAGAATATCTGGAAAGTGATAAACCAGTTAAAAAAATAAAAAAAGTAAAAGAAATAGTTCAAATTGAAGTCTTGAGTGATGATCAAATAAATTCGATTTTGAAGCATTTGAAAAAGTTTAACTATCATGCGAATTCATTTGTTACATTTAGAAACCGTAAAATGTTTATTTTTCTTTTGTCCACGGGAGTTCGAAGAGGTGAGGTAGTTAACATTAAATGGAGTGATATAGACTTTGAAAACCAGGTAATTCGTATTTACGGTAAGAAGCGAAGGGTTTCGAGTATACCGTTTACACTAAAATTAAAAAGAGAACTCTTAGAATATAAAGTTTTCCTTGAAGAGTTTTTAAAAGAAGATCCAGTGTATTTGTTTCCTTCAGGCAAGAACACTCAACTGACAGACGAAGCCGTGAGTAGCTTTTTCAAGATCCTGAAGAAGGAAATGAACTTTGAAGGGGTAAGGTTGTCGGCGCACACAATACGCCATACATTCGCCCATAGGTGCCTTGTAGGTGGCATGGATGTAATGACTCTTAAATCGTTGCTTAATCATGAAAATATTTCTGTTACGGAAAGGTATGTAGCTCTCTGGGGAACAGCATTGCGTGAACAGAACGATAAATTTAATCCTTTAAATAATATCGATATTTAA
- a CDS encoding class I SAM-dependent RNA methyltransferase — protein MAKYTLIATAAMGIEALVAREVKSLGFEDVVVENGRVLFKADESGIVKANLWLRTADRVKIRIGEFKATSFDELFEKTKALPWHTFIPRNGQFPVTGKSQKSKLFSVSDCQAIVKKAIVDKLKAIQNVQGMLIEDGPLFRVEVSILKDIVTLTIDTTGREGLHKRGYRVDQGEAPLKETLAASLILLTNWNADLPFVDPFCGSGTIPIEAALIGQNIAPGSFRSFASEDWHWIGKKRWNEARQEADDLANYDQKLEIIGSDIDHRMINVSKANADEVGLSDSISFKQMQVSDFTTRLEYGYVVTNPPYGERLNDRPYVEKLYSDMGNVFTKLDTWSTYVLTSHEGFEQFYGKPATKKRKLFNGFIKTDYYQYFGKRPKRQD, from the coding sequence TTGGCGAAATATACATTAATTGCTACTGCTGCAATGGGTATCGAAGCTTTAGTCGCTAGAGAAGTCAAAAGCTTAGGGTTTGAAGATGTAGTAGTTGAAAATGGTCGAGTATTATTTAAAGCAGATGAAAGTGGAATTGTTAAAGCGAATTTATGGCTTAGAACTGCTGACCGAGTTAAAATTCGTATTGGCGAATTTAAGGCAACTTCTTTTGATGAGTTATTTGAAAAAACAAAAGCATTGCCATGGCATACATTTATTCCAAGAAATGGTCAATTTCCAGTTACAGGAAAATCTCAAAAATCGAAACTTTTTTCTGTTTCGGACTGCCAAGCAATTGTTAAAAAAGCGATTGTTGATAAATTAAAAGCGATACAAAATGTACAAGGTATGTTAATAGAAGACGGACCATTATTCAGAGTTGAAGTTTCAATCTTAAAAGATATCGTAACATTAACGATTGATACGACTGGACGTGAAGGTTTACATAAACGAGGATATCGTGTAGATCAAGGTGAAGCACCATTAAAAGAAACACTAGCAGCTTCGTTAATTTTACTGACGAATTGGAATGCAGATTTACCTTTTGTTGATCCGTTCTGTGGTTCAGGTACAATTCCGATTGAAGCAGCGTTAATTGGTCAAAATATAGCGCCAGGATCGTTTAGAAGCTTTGCATCAGAAGATTGGCATTGGATTGGCAAAAAAAGATGGAATGAAGCAAGACAAGAAGCAGATGACTTAGCAAATTATGATCAAAAGCTTGAAATCATAGGATCCGATATTGACCATCGAATGATTAATGTTTCAAAAGCAAATGCTGATGAAGTTGGATTATCCGACTCGATTTCATTTAAGCAAATGCAAGTAAGTGACTTTACAACGAGATTAGAATATGGATATGTTGTAACAAATCCACCTTATGGTGAGCGATTGAATGACCGTCCATATGTAGAAAAGCTTTATTCGGATATGGGGAATGTATTTACGAAATTAGATACATGGTCAACTTATGTATTAACTAGTCATGAAGGATTTGAACAATTTTACGGTAAACCAGCCACAAAAAAACGTAAACTATTTAATGGATTTATTAAAACGGATTATTACCAATACTTTGGTAAAAGACCAAAACGTCAAGACTAG
- a CDS encoding GNAT family N-acetyltransferase: protein MKLELITNQNEAAVRLPNESFEIFGKLIVTKDDKNWSYREELFDTPTKQTFPEENYQLEDINKKGFAIGAFLNDECVGLAIFEYSWTKYLYLADLKVNAKYRREGVGKQLLDFAIPIAKENNCRGLSTIAQGTNLAANRFYLRYGFSIGGLNTQSYFFTSQSGNSDIFYYLNF from the coding sequence ATAAAGTTAGAACTAATAACCAATCAAAATGAGGCTGCGGTTCGATTACCTAATGAGAGTTTTGAAATTTTTGGGAAATTGATCGTTACTAAAGATGATAAAAATTGGAGCTATCGTGAAGAACTTTTCGATACTCCAACTAAACAAACTTTCCCTGAAGAAAATTATCAATTGGAAGATATTAATAAAAAGGGTTTTGCTATTGGAGCATTTTTAAATGATGAATGTGTAGGATTAGCGATATTTGAATACAGTTGGACTAAATACTTGTATTTGGCAGATTTGAAAGTTAACGCAAAATATCGTAGAGAAGGGGTCGGCAAACAATTGTTAGATTTTGCAATTCCGATTGCCAAGGAAAATAATTGTAGAGGGCTGTCCACAATAGCTCAGGGTACGAATTTAGCAGCTAATCGTTTTTATCTAAGGTATGGTTTTTCAATTGGGGGACTAAACACTCAGTCATATTTTTTTACAAGTCAATCTGGTAATTCTGATATTTTTTATTATTTGAATTTTTAA
- a CDS encoding DUF1273 domain-containing protein → MKILLISGYKSFELGIFSNKHDAVKYIKKAIKNKILLFIDELEWIIISGQMGTELWAAEVVFEIQDDYPHLKLGIFTPYEDQEKKWNETNQEYYNEILIGADHVDSISRKPYESPLQLKAKNEFLVSKSDGCILFYDNEKEGSPKYLYDLANKKNELFNYPIEMITFDDLQVIAEETFENDDNNYREI, encoded by the coding sequence ATGAAGATACTACTAATATCAGGTTATAAATCATTTGAATTAGGAATTTTTTCAAATAAACATGATGCAGTGAAGTACATAAAAAAAGCAATTAAAAATAAAATTCTTCTATTTATAGATGAGCTAGAGTGGATTATTATATCAGGGCAAATGGGTACTGAGTTATGGGCTGCTGAGGTAGTTTTTGAAATTCAAGATGATTATCCACATCTAAAATTAGGCATTTTTACACCTTATGAAGACCAAGAAAAAAAATGGAATGAAACTAATCAAGAATATTATAATGAAATCTTAATTGGGGCTGATCATGTAGACTCAATTTCCAGAAAGCCTTACGAATCGCCATTACAATTAAAAGCGAAAAATGAATTTTTAGTAAGCAAAAGTGATGGTTGTATTTTATTTTACGATAATGAAAAAGAAGGAAGTCCTAAATATTTATATGATTTAGCAAATAAGAAAAATGAACTATTCAATTATCCAATTGAAATGATTACTTTTGATGATTTACAAGTGATTGCAGAAGAAACATTTGAGAATGATGACAATAATTATAGGGAAATATAG
- a CDS encoding GntR family transcriptional regulator, which yields MINKNSPIPIYHQLLEYIKSKITSGEYPADELIPSEREFSEQFQISRMTVRQALNNLVQEGIVYRQKGKGTFVSRQKVEKKISRLNSYTEEMVERGLKPSSSIVEFEILKSDKALANNLKIKENDPIYFIKRVRSADSIPMSIESIYVSCEIAPNLNKSVLEKSFFDYVHANIPDPIQYADQSIQARMPTDEEATLLEIPLNCPVLAIYRTTFLRSGKVLEFELTVYRADRYKLVHSLSRND from the coding sequence ATGATTAACAAAAATTCTCCAATACCAATTTATCATCAATTATTAGAATACATAAAATCTAAAATTACTTCAGGAGAATACCCTGCTGATGAATTGATTCCGTCAGAAAGAGAGTTTTCTGAACAATTTCAAATTTCCCGAATGACAGTTCGTCAAGCTTTAAATAATTTAGTTCAAGAAGGAATTGTTTATAGGCAAAAAGGTAAAGGAACGTTTGTTAGTCGCCAAAAAGTTGAAAAAAAAATTAGTAGACTAAATAGTTATACTGAGGAAATGGTCGAAAGAGGTTTAAAACCGAGTAGTAGTATTGTTGAATTTGAAATCTTAAAGTCAGATAAAGCATTAGCAAACAATCTAAAAATAAAAGAAAATGATCCAATTTATTTTATTAAACGTGTTCGATCTGCAGATTCAATTCCAATGTCTATTGAAAGTATATATGTATCTTGTGAAATTGCACCAAACTTAAACAAAAGTGTTTTAGAAAAATCATTTTTTGATTATGTACATGCTAATATTCCAGATCCTATTCAATATGCGGATCAATCAATACAAGCTAGAATGCCTACTGACGAGGAAGCAACACTATTAGAAATTCCATTAAATTGTCCGGTACTAGCAATTTATCGTACAACTTTTTTAAGAAGTGGTAAAGTTTTAGAATTCGAATTAACTGTATATAGAGCAGATCGGTATAAACTTGTACATTCCTTATCGAGAAATGACTAA
- the gpsB gene encoding cell division regulator GpsB yields MESTKIKLSIKDILNKEFKVSMRGYNQEEVDQYLDTVIKDYESFQNQIVALQQENAKYKKLLEDQKNTSTPPPSPFNNTNTDVLKRLSNLEKHVFGSKLFE; encoded by the coding sequence ATGGAATCAACAAAAATTAAGCTAAGTATAAAAGATATCCTAAATAAAGAGTTTAAAGTTTCAATGCGTGGATATAATCAAGAGGAAGTGGATCAATACTTAGACACGGTCATTAAAGATTATGAATCGTTTCAAAATCAAATCGTAGCCCTACAACAAGAAAACGCAAAGTATAAAAAATTATTAGAGGACCAAAAAAACACATCAACACCACCGCCTTCTCCTTTTAATAATACGAATACTGACGTTCTTAAAAGATTATCAAATTTGGAAAAGCATGTTTTTGGTAGTAAACTTTTCGAATAA
- a CDS encoding spore coat protein: MQATPMIEPLPYQGPSTQPGSSVQQGEYSAPQNFTMQQPTVQYNQGYQYDPNYYSTMQNQYPYMPLNPSQFGNQTNYYMHPQSQQYSMPPQNAQMNQQGPFATPAMFAPSTPYPTQPKKINQQNNGQSFQFSSILNQFKNNSGSYDVPKMMSTAGQMMNTMNQVGGLFKQIGVFFK; encoded by the coding sequence ATGCAAGCAACGCCGATGATTGAACCTTTACCATACCAAGGACCATCAACACAACCTGGAAGTTCTGTTCAACAAGGTGAATATTCAGCTCCGCAAAATTTTACAATGCAGCAACCAACTGTACAATATAACCAAGGATATCAATATGATCCAAATTATTATTCAACCATGCAAAATCAATATCCATACATGCCATTGAACCCTTCGCAATTCGGTAATCAAACAAACTATTATATGCACCCTCAAAGTCAACAATATTCAATGCCACCACAGAATGCTCAAATGAATCAACAAGGGCCATTTGCAACTCCCGCAATGTTTGCGCCTAGTACACCATATCCTACCCAACCAAAAAAGATCAATCAACAGAATAATGGTCAATCTTTTCAATTTTCATCAATCTTAAATCAGTTTAAAAATAATTCAGGTTCATATGATGTACCAAAAATGATGTCAACTGCAGGACAGATGATGAATACGATGAATCAAGTAGGTGGACTATTTAAACAAATTGGAGTTTTCTTCAAATAA